The Rubrobacter calidifluminis region CTCCAGCCAGCGGTCCAGCTCCAGCCCGGATCCGCCGGCGGCCGTCCCAGACCCGAACACCTCGCCGGGGTAGATGGTCTGGGCCAATGAAGCGTAGGCGATGAGGTCTGCGAACCCGTGATGCATGTTAGCGGAGCTGTCCTCGCCCCACACCTCGCCGTTGACCCGCACGCGCATCAACAGGTCGCTCGCGTCCAGCTCGTCCGCCGTAACTATGCATGGTCCCAGCACGTTGGATCCATCCCAGTCTTTGGCCTTGGACGGGCCCATGCCCACCGGGAGCTCGCGGGCCTGCACGTCGCGCGCCGAGAGGTCATTCCAGATGGTATAGCCGAAGATGTACTCCCGGGCTTTCTCTCTGGGAATGTCCTTGCCCTCGCGCCCGATGATCGCCGCGAGCTCCAGCTCGTGGTCGAGGCGGTCCGTGTAGTGGGGCCAGGGGATTTCCTCCTCGGGCCCGATCACGGTGTCCGGCATGCCTTTGTAGAAGGCGGGGACCTCGTACCACTCTTCTGGGATGGGCCTCCCGAGACGACCCAGCGCGTTCCTCATGTGTCCCTCGAAGGTCAGGAAGTCGCGCATCGAACGCGGCCTCAAAGGGGCGAGCAACCGTGCATCCGGCACTGGCTCTCGACCGGAAACCGGCGCTCCCGCCTCTATGAACGCGACCATGTCGCCGTCGAACCCGACGTCCACGACACGCCCGTCCTCGAGCAGGCCCACCCTGGGTCTGCCACCGGCCACGTACGTCACCAGCCTCACGTCCTTCCCCTCCTCGCAACGGAACGCAGCTCGCTCGCCGCGAGCTTCACCGCTTCCACGATCTTCACGTAGCAACCACAGCGGCACAAATTCCCACCGAGATAACGCCGGATCTCGTCCTCCTCGGGGTCAGGGATCTCCTCGAGCAACCGAATCACGGTGAGTATCATGCCCGGCGTGCAGTAGCCGCATTGGAAAGCCTGCACCTCTTCGAACGCCCTCTGGACCGGGTGCTCCCCGCCGAGCCCCTCGACGGTCGTGACACTGCGCCCCCCCGCGAGCGGGGCCAGAAGCAGGCAGGAAGAGACCGGTTCACCGTCGAGAAGCACCGTGCATGCCCCGCACACCCCGATGCCGCAGGTTTCCCGCACGCTCAGGAGACCGAGCTCGCGGCGCAGCACCCCGAGCAACATCTCGTCCGGCCTGGCTTCCACCACTTCCCTCTCACCGTTGACCTCGAACGCAAACCTCACCGCAAGATCCTCCTCTGCACACGCGCCCTGCCGAAGGCGTCCCGGCGCGAGCGCAGGATCAACCCCGCCAGAAGGACCCCTGCCGAGATCCCGAAAGCCAGAACGCAAAACTTCCTGCCGGCCCCCTCTCTACCCGGAGGTTCTCTCCTGCAACGCGAAGATTCCCTCCGGTCTAAAGCATCCAGGACAGCCTCGGCGGTCATGGGCAGGTCGGTCACGTTGATCCCTAAAGAATGCAGGGCGTTGCCCAAAGCGGGAGGGACCGGCGGCAGCGCGGTCTCTCCGAGACCGTGCACCTCGGCCCCCTCGCGCTCTACCAGCTCGTGGGTGAACACATCGGGCAGGTCATCCGCGGCCGGCAAGCAGTAATCGGAGAGGTTGGCGTTGCTCACCTGCCCCTCCGAGAAGGAGATGCTCTCGAAGAGCGCCGTCCCGAGCCCCATTATCATGGAGCCTTCGTTCTGCAGCTCCGCCCCCGGCCGGTTCACCACCCTGCCAGCGTACACCGGCGCGTGCAGCCTCTTCACCCGGAACTTCCCCGTCTCCTCGTCCACCTCTACTTCGGCCGCGGCGGCCCCCTGGTGCCAGTGCGAGGAGGCCACTCCCTGTCCGGTGTCCGGATCAAGCCCTCCCTCGTCCGCCACCTCGCCGAATCCGCGCCGCCCGTTCTTCTTCAGATCCTCCACGGCCTTCTCGAGGGCCCGTCCCATCATGTGCGTCGAGCGGCTGGAGGTGGTACGGGTGTCGTACGGTACGGCGTCCGTGTCTGGGTCGGGGAAGCTTATCCTCTCCACCTCGGCTCCGAGGAGGTCGGCGGCCATCAGCCGGATGGCCCGCTTCGCTCCCTGCCCCATCTCGGCTGTGGCGCAGTAGATGGTGTAGTTCCCTTCGCCGTCGTGTTCCAAGGCGATCGAAGCCCGGCTCGGGGTCTGCATGCCCTTGAGCATCACGCACAGGCCCTTGCCGCGTCGTCCCTCCCGCCAGCCCACCGCATCCGCCGCTTTCCGCAACAGTTTCTCGAAATGGACATCGTGCATGACCTCGCCGGTGCAGTAGCGATCGCCATTCCGGATGATGTTCTTCAACCTCAGCTCGAGCGGGTCCATCCCCAGACGCTCCGCGAGCAGGTCCATCGTCCGCTCGGAGGCCCAGGTGCACTGCATCTGACCGTAGCCCCGGTAAGCGCCGTTGGGCGGCAGGTTGGTATAGACGGCGCGGGAGTCGACCCATACGTTGGGTATGCGGTAGGGACCGGGAGAGGCGAATCCCATCTTCTGGGCTACCCCGGGTCCGCAGTCGGCGTAAGCGCCGGTGTCGGCCCAGCACTCCACCTGCTTGGCCACCAGCGTCCCGTCGCGCTTCGCACCCAGCCTGACCCTGATGGTGGATGGATGGCGGTTGAGGGTGAGCCACTCCTCGTCACGCTCCAGTACCAGCTTGACGGGGCGGCCCGCCTTGCGCGCCAGACAGGCGGCGATGGCCTCCAGCCGCACGAAGGTCTTGGCCCCGAAGGACCCGCCCATTGGGGGGCAGACGATGCGCACCTGCTCCTCCGGGATGCCGAACAGCCCGGCCAGATCCATGCGGGTGTTAAACGGCGTCTGCGATCCGGTCCAGACCTCGAGCCGACCATCGCTCCAGCGCGCGAGCGCCGCATGGGGTTCCATCGGGGCGTGCTGGGCGCCCGCGGTGGTGTAGGTCTCCTCTACGACTACATCTGCCTCCTCGAAACCCTTTCGCACGTCCCCGTGCCGGATGCGGAAGCGGTGGCAGACGTTGGTGCCCGGCTGGGGCCGCAACCCGAAGTAAGCCGCGTCGTTGTCGGAGATTGCGATCTCCTCGTGGATCAGTGGAGCCCCCTCCTCGGCGGCTTCCACGGCGTCGAAGACGGCCGGGAGCTCCTCGTAGTCCACCTCGATCAGATCCAGCACTTCCCCGGCTCGCTCCACGCTGGGGGCGGCAACCGCGGCCACGGGATCTCCGGCGTAGCGGGCCTTGTCCAGCGCCAGCACGGTCTGGTCCTTTATCTGGCACCCGTAGCGGTTCAGCTCCCGCACGTCGCCGGGTACGAGGACGACCACGTCGTCCGGAACCGCCGAGGCGTCCACCCGCAGGACACGCGCATGAGGATGCGGGGAACGCAATATGCGCGCGTGGAGCATCCCCTCGATCTCGACGTCCCGCGAATAGCGGGTCTGGCCGGTAACACGCGGATCAGACACCGTACAACTCCTCCAGGGCACGACGCACCTCGACTTCCATCACGCGGCGCCGGTAACGCGCGGAACCGCGTGCATCCGATAGGGGATGGATGTTCTCGGCGTACCTCCGGGCGATCTCCCTGATGATCCCTGCGTCGACTTCTCCTCCCGCCAGCGCGCAGACATCGGGGAAGTACTGGGGTCTGCCGGCGACGGCTCCCACGACGACCCGCAGGGTCTTCCCCCCGTACCTTGCGGCCGCCACCGAGACACAGGGACGATCCTCGCTGGAGCGAGAGCGGAACTTGCGGTACACCGCCTGTCGAACTCCATCGGGCACCCTGACCCCCACGACCAGTTCGTCCTCTTTCAGAGCGGTCGTGTAGTGGTCGAGAATGAAGTCCTCGACGGGCACCTCCCGCTCACCGTTCTTTCCCGCGATCACGACGCGGGCAGCGAGCGCGGCGAGCATCGCCGGGGGATCCGAGGCATAATCGGCGTCTGCGAGCACCCCTCCGACGGTGGCCTGGTTGCGCACCCGGGGACTGGCCACGAGCGAGAAGGTGCGGGCGAGCGCGAGCCACTTCCGGCGCACCAGCTCCGATCTTTCCACCGATCTATGCGTCACCATCGCACCGAGGAGAAGCACGCCGTCTTCTTCCCTTATGGAGTCCAGTCCAGGGACGCCACGCAGGGATATCAAACGCGCGGGCCGGAGGAACCCCTGGTTCATGAGGATGCCGACGAAGGTTCCGCCTGCGACCACGACCGCATCCTCCCCGTAGGACGAGCGAAGCTCCAGCGCTTCGTCCAGGGAACGAGGCTGGTGCCATTCGACGTGGCGCATCTCAATCACAGGGTAGTGACGGGCCGGCACTGCAGCAGGTAGAGCTCACCACCAGAGATGGCCCACTCCACGTCTTGAGGCGCACCCGCCTTCTCTTCGAGCAACCTCCCGAGCTCGGCGAGGCGCCGGAGTTCTTCCTCGTCCAGCACCCTCTCGTCGCCCGTCTTACCACGCTTGAGCGTGCCGGAACGGTCGAGCACGTAATGGTCCGGTGTCACCTCTCCGGAGACGACCGCCTCACCCAGCCCGAAGGCACCCTCGACGATCATCCTGTCCCGCCTCCTCCTCACCGGGTCAACGGTGAAAAGCACGCCCGCCTTCTCCGGTTGCACCATCTTCTGCACCACGACCGCCATCCGCAGATCCTCCAGCGAGCCTTTCTGCTGCCGGTAGAAAAGGGCCCGCTCGGAGAAAAAGGAGGCCCAGCAGTCGACCACGCGCCGGCAGACCTCATCCTCTCCTTCCACGTTGAGGTAGGTTTCCTGCTGGCCGGCGTAGCTCGCGGCCTCGGAGTCTTCGGCACAGGCCGAGGAGCGTACCGCCACCCTGCCGTCACCCAGGCGCTTGTGCGTCGCGGTGGTCCTCACGCCAGTGAGCCGCCGGTATGCGACGGAGATCTCTTCGCGCGGGGGATCGACCTCCTGCAGCGCGGCCGCGAGCCCCACGTGGTCACGCTCCCGAACCAGCTCCAGGACGCGCTCCACGTCCACCGAACTCTCCAGCACCCACGACGGAACGACGAAGCCGGGCGGTACGGGCAGGCCCTCGGAAGCCATCCTCGCCAGGCTTGCTCCCTTTCCCCCGGCGAGCGAGACGTCCCTGCACTCCTCGTCCGAGAACCAGAGTATGGTTCTCTCCCGAACCCTATTCATCGAGGATCGCCACCGCTCGCAAGGGGGCCCCGGTGGTTCCGGTCCACTTGATGGGAAAGGCGGAGAGCTTGAACCCGTAGGGAGGTAGCTGATCGAGGTTGGTCAGGTTCTCTATGTGCCAGTAATCTTCCTCCCACATTACCCGGTGCGCCTCCCAGAACTTCTTGCGCTCGAACATCGCCCACACCGGCGGATCGAAGGTGGGAGCATCGGTCCCCATGAGCCGTATCCCCCGGGAGATCAGGTACTTCGTGGCCTCGGCGGTCATCCCACAGTGGTCGGTGAGATACCTTTCCTGGTCGTTGTACGCCGAAGCACCGGTCTGGATGAGGACTATGTCCCGTTCCTTGAGCTCGTATCCGATCTTCTCCAGCGCCTGGTCTATGTCCGAAGGGGTGATGCCGGCCCCCTTCTCCAGGTGCCGGAAGTCGAGGACGACGCCGTCGGAGTAGCAGTACTCGAGCGGTATCTCTTCTGCGGCCGGTCCGTCGGGACGTATGTGTTTGAGGGCGTCCATGTGGGTCCCGGCGTGGTCGCTCTGGATCACGAGGTAAGAGGCGGTGAGCGAGTCTACGCCGTACTTGTCCGCTCCGACTCCTTCGGCGAACTCCTGCCAAGTCTCGTACATCAGGAGGCTCGGCGCAGGTATCCTGGGGAAGGTGATCATGTCCTTGTGTACCGGCATCGACAGGTCTACCAGGCGGCTCATTCGGGTCGGGCTCCTTTCATCATCTTCTCGAAGGCCGTGAAGTGCCAGCGCAACGCTGCCCCTGCCTTCTCCGGGTCCTTCTCTTCCAGCGCGTCCAGCAGCGGCCGGTGCATCTCGGCCAGCTCATGCAGGTCTATATCGGTCTTGACGACGGTGATTATCGTGCGCGCCCCGATCCTGAGCGAATCCCAGACCTCTTTGAGCGTCCGGTTGCCCGAGGACTCCACGATGAGCCTGTGGAAGCTCACGTCGTGGCGGACGAGCTCGTGCAGGTCTCCGGCCCCGGCGGCTTCCTTCATCGCTTCGAACTCTTTTTCGAAGGCCCCGATCGCCCCACCCAGTCGGGCGGCCGCCAGACGCGCGGCGAGCTCCTCCATGGCGGCGCGGACGGGGTATATCTCGAGCAACTCCTCGAGGGTGACCTCCCGTACGCGCGCCCCCCGGAAAGGCTCTGACTCCACGAAGCGCAGCAGCTCGAGCTCCCTGAGGGCCTCCCTCACAGGGGCCTGGCTGGTACCGAACTCCCGGGCGAGCTGGGTCTCCACCAGACGCTCGCCAGGAGCGTACTCGCCGCTCAGCAGGCGTGCTATGAGCTCCTCTTTGATTTGTTCGCGCAGCACGGTGCGGTTGAGCTTCAAGAGAGGATCTCCACGATGCCCGTCGTACCGTTGACCCGCACGCGGTCTCCGGTCTTTATCCGCTCCGTCGCCTCGGACGTGCCCACCACCGCCGGGATACCGAACTCGCGCGAGACGACCGCCGGGTGGGAGACGGTCCCGCCGGCATCGGTCACGAGCGCGCTTATCTTGGTGAAGAGCACGACCCAGGCGGGGTTGGTCATCCGACAGACGAGCACGTCCCCCTCTCTGACCTCATCGAACTCTTCCGTGGAGGTGACCACCTTCGCGGTCCCCTCCACGACTCCGGCGGAGGCGGCGAGTCCTCTAATCTCTGCGGTGGTCTCCGAGGGCTTCCGGTAGAACTTCTCCGGGAACCCCCAGAGCGCAGCGTACGGGAACTCCAGCGCTTCCCGGGTAGCGGTCCCCACCCAGTCGCGGGGCCTCATCTCGTACGCTTCCTCGTGCTCGTCCCTCCGGTCGGAGACCAGGGCCCGCGCGTCGATTCTTCCCGGGTCCGTCATGAGCACCCGGAGTTCGTTGTAGCGGAGGAACATGACGTCTTCCGGATCGTCCAAGACGCCGGCCTCGACGAGCTTCTTTCCGATGGCAATGAGAACCAGACGCAGCCGGGCATTGGTGCCCTGGTCTATGTAGAAGTGGTGGTCGGGGGTGAGGGGGTTCATCCGCAGAGAAAGGTCCAGCGCCCGCTGCAGTTTGCGCCTCCCTTCTCCTTCGGGCACGTCGTCCATCAACTCATGGATGGCATCCTCCAGATCCTGCTTCACCGCCTCGAGCGCCTTCGGATAGTCATAGTCGCTCTCCAGATAACCCCTTATCGCTTCCAGAATGGGCGCGGGATCCTCCTTCCAGGTCTTGAAAGAAAACTCGTGCGCCCAGATCGCCTTGTATCCGAACTCCTGCTGGTAGGGTTCGAGCCGCTCGGAGATGAACCTCCTCCCACGCTCCGAGCCCCGCAGGGCCTCCAGCACTTCCGCCGCCGCATTGGCTCGGAACGCTTCGCGGAGGTCGGGATCTCTTTTGATCTCTTCTTTCATCCTCCACAGGGCTTCCACGGAATCCCAGTTCTTGTCTTCGGTAGAGCTCTGCAGCCTGCCCACGAGCCCGGGATCCACCTCCCCCTTGACCTCCGCAATGGTCGCGCTCAGGTTCTGCGTGGAGGTAAACTGAGCGAAGTTGAGCATCCAGTGGATCTTCCAGTGGCGGTCGTGGATGTCTATGGCGTCCTCGAGCAGCACGGCCAGCTCCACCAGATCCGCGCTCTCGGTATCGTACTCATCGAGATACGCAAAGTTGCGTTTTATCTCGGGCACCAGACGATCGCGCCACCAGTCCAGGAAATTCCAGGCGTAGTGGGGAAGCACCGCATCCATGTATACGCCTATCTTGGAGGCATAGTCTGGATCGCGCGGCACCCGCGGCACGTAGCGGCTCTGATACTCCACGGCCTCGGCTCGTACCGAAGGGTCGGCCGGGACCGCCGCCGTGTACACATACCCGTTTATCCTCTTGGCTACCCAGTCGGAGGCGAAGGGCGTCCCGAAACGCCTGAACATGTGGTCGCAGGTGAGCCACCACCCCCCGATGTCGAAGAACATCGGAGAGACCGGGTTCGGACAGTGCAGATCGTCGTAGATCCAGAAAAGCTCCTTCTCCCCCTCCTCCCACTCTATCGGAAAATCTTCGTCGCCGTAATAACTGCCGAGCACCCGGCCAGTGTCTGTCTCCACGATACTCCTCCTCGTGAGGTCAATCCTTTCCCCGGCAGAAGTATATATAATCGATTATCGAGAGAAATGCAAGATACGAGATGAGATCCGTCCGGCAACGTCTAGAGCACCAAGACTTCGGCCCCGGGAGCAGGAAGAAACCGGTAGAAGAGGGGCTCGCGGAAGCCGCAAGCCGAGAACCGTTCGCGCGCCCGCCGCGCGAGCGCTTCCGCCCGTCCGGCTTCGACGAGCGCCATCGCGCATCCCCCGAAGCCCGCGCCGGTGAGCCGCGCGCCGGGGGCGCCGACCTCTCTTGCGCACTCGACGAAGGCGTCGAGCTCGGGGGTAGAGACCTCGTAGTCGTCCCGGAGGGAGGCGTGGGAGGCGTACATCAACCGGCCGAAGGAGGCGTAATCTCCGGCGCGCAGCGCCCTCGCGGCTTCGAGTACCCGCCCGTTCTCGGTGACGACGTGGCGGGCACGGCGCAGGAGCTCGCCGGAGAGCTTCGGCAGATCGCCTTCCGTCGTGTCCCGCAGTTCTCGCACCCCGAGGCGGCGGGCGGCCTCCTCGCAGCTCCTCCGGCGCTCGTTGTAGCCCGTTCCGGCGAGGCCCCGCTCGACCCGGGTGTCGCACACCAGGAGCACGAGCCCCGCCCCCTCGAGGTCGAGCGGCACGTCCTCCGCCTCGAGCGTGCGGCAGTCGACGAGCAGGGCTGCACCTTCATGGCACAATAACGAGGCGTACTGGTCCATTATGCCGCTCTGGACGCCGACGTATTCGTTCTCCGCCCGCTGACAGATCCGGGCCAGGTCTTTCCTGTCTACCTCCAGACCGAAGAGGGCGCCGAGGGCGAGGGCGGTGGCGGCTTCGATCGCGGCGGAGGAAGAGAGGCCCGAGCCGCGGGGCACCTCACCGGCGAAGGCGGCCCGGAAAGGCCCGATAGCACACCCGGCCTCGCCGAGGGCCCACGCCACCCCGCGCGGGTAGTCGGCCCAGGAGTTTTTCTCTTCTGGAGTGAGCGGGCGGGTCTCGTCGAAGTCCGCGGAGTAGAGAATCCCCTCCCCTCTGCCGGCGGCGACGGCCACCCGGCGGTCTATCGCGCAGGGCAGGACGAAGCCGCCGTTGTAGTCGGTGTGCTCCCCGATTAGGTTTACACGCCCGGGAGCGCTCGCGACGACTTCGGGATCGGCGTCGAATCGCTCCCGGTAGGCTTCGGCGGCGCGTCCCTCGACTTCTCTCATCCCCCGTAGCCCCCCGGGTGGGAGAGCATCCACTCCCAGGCGTCGGAGATCATGGCCGCGAGCTCCGGTTTCTCGGGTTTCCAGCCGAGCTCCCGGCGTATCTTCCCGCTCGATGCGACCAGGACCGGCGGGTCGCCGGGGCGGCGCGGGGCCTCTTTTGCCTCTATCTCCCTCTCCGTCACCTCGCGCGCCGTCTCTATGACCTGACGCACTGAGAAGCCCTCGCCGTTACCCAGATTGTAGATGCGATGCTCGCCCTCGCGTGCGGCCTCGAGCGCCAGGAGGTGTGCGTGGGCGAGGTCTTCGACGTGGATGTAGTCCCGGATCGCGGTGCCGTCGGGGGTGGGGTAGTCGGTGCCGTAGACCTCGACGTATTCCCGCTCGCCGAGCGCGGTCCGCAGCACGAGCGGGATGAGGTGCGTCTCCGGGCGGTGGTCCTCCCCGAAGCGCCCGCTCGCCCCGGCAACGTTGAAGTAGCGCAGGCTCACCGCGGCAAGCCCGCGGGCGCGGGCGACGAAGGAGATCATGCGGTCCACGGCCAGCTTCGATCCCCCGTACGGGTTGGTCGGGAGTGGCGGGTCGTCCTCCTCTATCGGCACCTTCCGCGGCTCCCCGTAGACCGCCGCGGTCGAGGAGAAGACGAGCCTCGATGCTCCACCCTCGACCATCGCCTCAAGCAGTTCGAGCGTCCCTAGCACGTTGTTGCGGTAGTAGCGCTCGGGCTCTTCGACCGACTCGCCCACGAGCGAGAGCGCCGCGAAGTGGAGGACCCCCTCGAAGCCCTCATGCAGCACCTCTCTGGTCCGCTCCGCGTCGAGGAGGTCGCCCTCGACGAATCGTGCCCCCCCGGGGATCGCCCGCCGGTGTCCTCTCGAGAGGTTGTCGAAGATGGTGACCTCGTGCCCGGCCTCGAGGAGCTGTCCGGCGACGACACTCCCGATGTAGCCGGCCCCGCCGGTGACGAGCAGCCTCACGCCCGCGCCACCGCCTCCCTGAGGCGCCCCGCCGTCTCCTCCGGCAGGGCGTCCACGATGAACGCCCCCGCCCCGGTCTCGCTCCCGGCCAGGTACTTGAGCTTGTCCGCCGTACGGTTCGGCGGGTAGAACTCTATGTGGAAGTGGGCCACCCCCTCGTAGTCGCCGCCGTCGGTGGGGGCCTGGTGCATGACCATCATGTACGGCAGCGAGAACCCGAAGAGCTCGTC contains the following coding sequences:
- a CDS encoding fumarylacetoacetate hydrolase family protein; its protein translation is MRLVTYVAGGRPRVGLLEDGRVVDVGFDGDMVAFIEAGAPVSGREPVPDARLLAPLRPRSMRDFLTFEGHMRNALGRLGRPIPEEWYEVPAFYKGMPDTVIGPEEEIPWPHYTDRLDHELELAAIIGREGKDIPREKAREYIFGYTIWNDLSARDVQARELPVGMGPSKAKDWDGSNVLGPCIVTADELDASDLLMRVRVNGEVWGEDSSANMHHGFADLIAYASLAQTIYPGEVFGSGTAAGGSGLELDRWLEEGDLVEMEIEGIGVLRNRVGRKGG
- a CDS encoding (2Fe-2S)-binding protein translates to MRFAFEVNGEREVVEARPDEMLLGVLRRELGLLSVRETCGIGVCGACTVLLDGEPVSSCLLLAPLAGGRSVTTVEGLGGEHPVQRAFEEVQAFQCGYCTPGMILTVIRLLEEIPDPEEDEIRRYLGGNLCRCGCYVKIVEAVKLAASELRSVARRGRT
- a CDS encoding xanthine dehydrogenase family protein molybdopterin-binding subunit; amino-acid sequence: MSDPRVTGQTRYSRDVEIEGMLHARILRSPHPHARVLRVDASAVPDDVVVLVPGDVRELNRYGCQIKDQTVLALDKARYAGDPVAAVAAPSVERAGEVLDLIEVDYEELPAVFDAVEAAEEGAPLIHEEIAISDNDAAYFGLRPQPGTNVCHRFRIRHGDVRKGFEEADVVVEETYTTAGAQHAPMEPHAALARWSDGRLEVWTGSQTPFNTRMDLAGLFGIPEEQVRIVCPPMGGSFGAKTFVRLEAIAACLARKAGRPVKLVLERDEEWLTLNRHPSTIRVRLGAKRDGTLVAKQVECWADTGAYADCGPGVAQKMGFASPGPYRIPNVWVDSRAVYTNLPPNGAYRGYGQMQCTWASERTMDLLAERLGMDPLELRLKNIIRNGDRYCTGEVMHDVHFEKLLRKAADAVGWREGRRGKGLCVMLKGMQTPSRASIALEHDGEGNYTIYCATAEMGQGAKRAIRLMAADLLGAEVERISFPDPDTDAVPYDTRTTSSRSTHMMGRALEKAVEDLKKNGRRGFGEVADEGGLDPDTGQGVASSHWHQGAAAAEVEVDEETGKFRVKRLHAPVYAGRVVNRPGAELQNEGSMIMGLGTALFESISFSEGQVSNANLSDYCLPAADDLPDVFTHELVEREGAEVHGLGETALPPVPPALGNALHSLGINVTDLPMTAEAVLDALDRRESSRCRREPPGREGAGRKFCVLAFGISAGVLLAGLILRSRRDAFGRARVQRRILR
- a CDS encoding FAD binding domain-containing protein, giving the protein MRHVEWHQPRSLDEALELRSSYGEDAVVVAGGTFVGILMNQGFLRPARLISLRGVPGLDSIREEDGVLLLGAMVTHRSVERSELVRRKWLALARTFSLVASPRVRNQATVGGVLADADYASDPPAMLAALAARVVIAGKNGEREVPVEDFILDHYTTALKEDELVVGVRVPDGVRQAVYRKFRSRSSEDRPCVSVAAARYGGKTLRVVVGAVAGRPQYFPDVCALAGGEVDAGIIREIARRYAENIHPLSDARGSARYRRRVMEVEVRRALEELYGV
- a CDS encoding PEP/pyruvate-binding domain-containing protein, with product MNRVRERTILWFSDEECRDVSLAGGKGASLARMASEGLPVPPGFVVPSWVLESSVDVERVLELVRERDHVGLAAALQEVDPPREEISVAYRRLTGVRTTATHKRLGDGRVAVRSSACAEDSEAASYAGQQETYLNVEGEDEVCRRVVDCWASFFSERALFYRQQKGSLEDLRMAVVVQKMVQPEKAGVLFTVDPVRRRRDRMIVEGAFGLGEAVVSGEVTPDHYVLDRSGTLKRGKTGDERVLDEEELRRLAELGRLLEEKAGAPQDVEWAISGGELYLLQCRPVTTL
- a CDS encoding cyclase family protein is translated as MSRLVDLSMPVHKDMITFPRIPAPSLLMYETWQEFAEGVGADKYGVDSLTASYLVIQSDHAGTHMDALKHIRPDGPAAEEIPLEYCYSDGVVLDFRHLEKGAGITPSDIDQALEKIGYELKERDIVLIQTGASAYNDQERYLTDHCGMTAEATKYLISRGIRLMGTDAPTFDPPVWAMFERKKFWEAHRVMWEEDYWHIENLTNLDQLPPYGFKLSAFPIKWTGTTGAPLRAVAILDE
- a CDS encoding GntR family transcriptional regulator — translated: MKLNRTVLREQIKEELIARLLSGEYAPGERLVETQLAREFGTSQAPVREALRELELLRFVESEPFRGARVREVTLEELLEIYPVRAAMEELAARLAAARLGGAIGAFEKEFEAMKEAAGAGDLHELVRHDVSFHRLIVESSGNRTLKEVWDSLRIGARTIITVVKTDIDLHELAEMHRPLLDALEEKDPEKAGAALRWHFTAFEKMMKGARPE
- a CDS encoding PEP-utilizing enzyme; translation: METDTGRVLGSYYGDEDFPIEWEEGEKELFWIYDDLHCPNPVSPMFFDIGGWWLTCDHMFRRFGTPFASDWVAKRINGYVYTAAVPADPSVRAEAVEYQSRYVPRVPRDPDYASKIGVYMDAVLPHYAWNFLDWWRDRLVPEIKRNFAYLDEYDTESADLVELAVLLEDAIDIHDRHWKIHWMLNFAQFTSTQNLSATIAEVKGEVDPGLVGRLQSSTEDKNWDSVEALWRMKEEIKRDPDLREAFRANAAAEVLEALRGSERGRRFISERLEPYQQEFGYKAIWAHEFSFKTWKEDPAPILEAIRGYLESDYDYPKALEAVKQDLEDAIHELMDDVPEGEGRRKLQRALDLSLRMNPLTPDHHFYIDQGTNARLRLVLIAIGKKLVEAGVLDDPEDVMFLRYNELRVLMTDPGRIDARALVSDRRDEHEEAYEMRPRDWVGTATREALEFPYAALWGFPEKFYRKPSETTAEIRGLAASAGVVEGTAKVVTSTEEFDEVREGDVLVCRMTNPAWVVLFTKISALVTDAGGTVSHPAVVSREFGIPAVVGTSEATERIKTGDRVRVNGTTGIVEILS
- the galK gene encoding galactokinase codes for the protein MREVEGRAAEAYRERFDADPEVVASAPGRVNLIGEHTDYNGGFVLPCAIDRRVAVAAGRGEGILYSADFDETRPLTPEEKNSWADYPRGVAWALGEAGCAIGPFRAAFAGEVPRGSGLSSSAAIEAATALALGALFGLEVDRKDLARICQRAENEYVGVQSGIMDQYASLLCHEGAALLVDCRTLEAEDVPLDLEGAGLVLLVCDTRVERGLAGTGYNERRRSCEEAARRLGVRELRDTTEGDLPKLSGELLRRARHVVTENGRVLEAARALRAGDYASFGRLMYASHASLRDDYEVSTPELDAFVECAREVGAPGARLTGAGFGGCAMALVEAGRAEALARRARERFSACGFREPLFYRFLPAPGAEVLVL
- the galE gene encoding UDP-glucose 4-epimerase GalE, coding for MRLLVTGGAGYIGSVVAGQLLEAGHEVTIFDNLSRGHRRAIPGGARFVEGDLLDAERTREVLHEGFEGVLHFAALSLVGESVEEPERYYRNNVLGTLELLEAMVEGGASRLVFSSTAAVYGEPRKVPIEEDDPPLPTNPYGGSKLAVDRMISFVARARGLAAVSLRYFNVAGASGRFGEDHRPETHLIPLVLRTALGEREYVEVYGTDYPTPDGTAIRDYIHVEDLAHAHLLALEAAREGEHRIYNLGNGEGFSVRQVIETAREVTEREIEAKEAPRRPGDPPVLVASSGKIRRELGWKPEKPELAAMISDAWEWMLSHPGGYGG